In Campylobacter mucosalis, a single window of DNA contains:
- a CDS encoding type IV pilus twitching motility protein PilT, translated as MDKVAKIRSLLETAVLQKASDLHLVADTKPQVRICGVLSTIKDEILDADEIKNICYSLLNDTQIRELESHKELDFAFSLDGVGRFRANYYHTIDSKLAAVFRVISESIPALSDIDAPSVLKEIINKQKGLVLVTGATGSGKSTSIAAMLNEINLTQKKHIITIEDPVEFIHKSQNSLFSQRNVGTDTLSYARALKHALREDPDIIFIGELRDAETISIAVSAAETGHLVFATLHTNSAIQTISRIVDSFDGGEQTQVRSMLASSLSAVISQVLVPRVDGGRVAIYEVLLNTPAISNLIRENKLAQIYSQMQISQAQTNMQTQSQALIKALRQRQITKEVALQYSNNQQELLNLITGV; from the coding sequence ATGGATAAAGTGGCAAAGATACGCTCTTTATTAGAAACGGCAGTTTTGCAAAAGGCTAGTGACTTGCATTTAGTTGCCGACACAAAGCCACAGGTTCGTATTTGCGGAGTTTTATCTACTATAAAAGATGAAATTTTAGACGCAGATGAGATAAAAAATATTTGCTATTCGCTCCTAAATGATACGCAAATAAGGGAGCTAGAAAGCCATAAAGAGCTTGATTTTGCCTTTAGTTTAGATGGAGTTGGCAGATTTAGAGCCAACTACTATCACACAATTGATAGCAAACTTGCTGCGGTTTTTCGTGTGATTAGTGAATCTATACCTGCGTTAAGTGATATTGACGCACCAAGTGTTTTAAAAGAGATAATAAACAAGCAAAAGGGTTTGGTTTTGGTAACTGGTGCGACAGGCAGTGGTAAAAGCACCAGCATAGCAGCTATGTTAAATGAGATAAATTTAACTCAAAAAAAGCATATTATAACCATAGAAGATCCAGTTGAGTTTATCCATAAGAGTCAAAATTCTCTATTCTCACAAAGGAATGTAGGCACGGACACCCTTTCTTATGCTAGAGCCTTAAAACACGCTCTTAGAGAAGATCCTGATATAATTTTTATAGGAGAGCTAAGGGATGCTGAAACAATCTCAATAGCTGTAAGTGCGGCAGAAACAGGACATTTGGTGTTTGCTACGTTACATACAAACTCGGCAATTCAGACGATAAGTAGGATAGTAGACAGCTTTGATGGAGGAGAGCAAACTCAGGTAAGAAGTATGCTTGCTAGTTCACTATCAGCAGTCATCTCGCAGGTTTTAGTGCCTAGAGTTGATGGTGGCAGAGTGGCGATATATGAGGTTCTTCTTAATACTCCAGCTATTTCAAATTTGATTCGTGAAAATAAACTTGCTCAAATTTACTCTCAAATGCAAATTTCTCAGGCTCAAACGAATATGCAAACGCAATCTCAAGCTCTAATAAAGGCGTTAAGGCAAAGGCAGATTACAAAAGAGGTCGCCTTGCAATACTCAAACAACCAACAAGAGCTTTTAAATTTAATAACAGGTGTATAA
- the gatC gene encoding Asp-tRNA(Asn)/Glu-tRNA(Gln) amidotransferase subunit GatC, with amino-acid sequence MVINDTLLDKLEKLSSLKVSDDKREEIKKQLGEIVTFVEVLNELDLDNEEAVVSAIKGGTLLREDIAKQSDVIDTILSHSPSRESGFFVVPKIIE; translated from the coding sequence ATGGTTATTAACGACACGCTTTTAGATAAACTTGAGAAGTTATCATCGCTAAAAGTGAGTGATGATAAACGCGAAGAGATAAAAAAACAGCTAGGCGAGATAGTGACGTTTGTTGAGGTGTTAAACGAGCTTGATTTAGATAACGAAGAGGCGGTTGTAAGTGCTATAAAAGGTGGCACACTTTTGCGTGAAGATATAGCAAAGCAAAGCGATGTGATAGACACGATACTTTCACACTCGCCATCTCGTGAGAGTGGGTTTTTTGTAGTTCCAAAGATTATTGAGTAG